The proteins below come from a single Balaenoptera acutorostrata chromosome 2, mBalAcu1.1, whole genome shotgun sequence genomic window:
- the CCNG1 gene encoding cyclin-G1 isoform X1: MIEVVTTTDSQKLLHQLNALLEQELRCQPKVCGLRLIESAHDNGLRMTARLRDFEVKDLLSLTQFFGFDTETFSLAVNLLDRFLSKMKVQPKHLGCVGLSCFYLAVKSIEEERNVPLATDLIRISQYRFTVSDLMRMEKIVLEKVCWKVKATTAFQFLQLYYSLLQENLPYERRNSLNFERLEAQLKACYCRIIFSKAKPSVLALSIIALEIQAQKCVELTEGVECLQKHSKINGRDLTFWQELVSKCLTEYSSNKCSKPNVQKLKWIVSGRTARQLKHSYYRITHLPTIPELVP, translated from the exons ATGATAGAGGTAGTGACAACAACTGACTCTCAGAAACTGCTACACCAGCTGAATGCCCTGTTGGAACAGGAGTTGAGATGTCAGCCAAAGGTCTGCGGCTTGAGACTAATTGAATCTGCACACGATAATGGCCTTAGAATGACTGCAAGACTGAGGGACTTTGAAGTAAAAGATCTCCTTAGTCTAACTCAGTTCTTTGGCTTTGACACGGAGACATTTTCTCTAGCTGTGAATTTACTGGACAGATTCCTGTCTAAAATGAAG GTACAGCCCAAGCACCTTGGGTGTGTTGGACTGAGCTGCTTCTATTTGGCTGTAAAATCAATAGAAGAGGAAAGGAATGTCCCATTGGCAACTGACTTGATCCGAATAAGCCAGTATAGGTTCACGGTTTCAGACTTGATGAGAATGGAAAAGATTGTGTTGGAGAAGGTGTGTTGGAAAGTCAAAGCTACTACTGCCTTTCAGTTTCTACAACTCTATTATTCACTCCTTCAAGAGAACTTGCCATATGAAAG gaggaATAGCCTTAATTTTGAAAGACTAGAAGCTCAACTTAAGGCATGCTACTGCAGGATCATATTTTCTAAAGCAaag CCATCTGTGTTGGCATTGTCTATCATTGCCTTGGAGATCCAGGCACAGAAGTGTGTAGAGTTAACAGAAGGAGTAGAATGTCTTCAGAAACATTCCAAG ATCAATGGCAGAGATTTGACTTTCTGGCAAGAGCTCGTATCCAAGTGTTTAACTGAATATTCATCAAACAAGTGTTCCAAACCAAATGTTCAGAAGTTGAAATGGATTGTTTCTGGGCGTACTGCACGGCAACTGAAGCATAGTTACTACAGAATAACCCACCTTCCAACGATTCCTGAATTGGTCCCTTAA
- the CCNG1 gene encoding cyclin-G1 isoform X3, with protein MIEVVTTTDSQKLLHQLNALLEQELRCQPKVCGLRLIESAHDNGLRMTARLRDFEVKDLLSLTQFFGFDTETFSLAVNLLDRFLSKMKVQPKHLGCVGLSCFYLAVKSIEEERNVPLATDLIRISQYRFTVSDLMRMEKIVLEKVCWKVKATTAFQFLQLYYSLLQENLPYERRNSLNFERLEAQLKACYCRIIFSKAKPSVLALSIIALEIQAQKCVELTEGVECLQKHSKINGRDLTFWQELVSKCLTEYSSNKCSKPNVQKLKWIVSGRTALNWSLNWILTATKNSSEAFLHNPELWIP; from the exons ATGATAGAGGTAGTGACAACAACTGACTCTCAGAAACTGCTACACCAGCTGAATGCCCTGTTGGAACAGGAGTTGAGATGTCAGCCAAAGGTCTGCGGCTTGAGACTAATTGAATCTGCACACGATAATGGCCTTAGAATGACTGCAAGACTGAGGGACTTTGAAGTAAAAGATCTCCTTAGTCTAACTCAGTTCTTTGGCTTTGACACGGAGACATTTTCTCTAGCTGTGAATTTACTGGACAGATTCCTGTCTAAAATGAAG GTACAGCCCAAGCACCTTGGGTGTGTTGGACTGAGCTGCTTCTATTTGGCTGTAAAATCAATAGAAGAGGAAAGGAATGTCCCATTGGCAACTGACTTGATCCGAATAAGCCAGTATAGGTTCACGGTTTCAGACTTGATGAGAATGGAAAAGATTGTGTTGGAGAAGGTGTGTTGGAAAGTCAAAGCTACTACTGCCTTTCAGTTTCTACAACTCTATTATTCACTCCTTCAAGAGAACTTGCCATATGAAAG gaggaATAGCCTTAATTTTGAAAGACTAGAAGCTCAACTTAAGGCATGCTACTGCAGGATCATATTTTCTAAAGCAaag CCATCTGTGTTGGCATTGTCTATCATTGCCTTGGAGATCCAGGCACAGAAGTGTGTAGAGTTAACAGAAGGAGTAGAATGTCTTCAGAAACATTCCAAG ATCAATGGCAGAGATTTGACTTTCTGGCAAGAGCTCGTATCCAAGTGTTTAACTGAATATTCATCAAACAAGTGTTCCAAACCAAATGTTCAGAAGTTGAAATGGATTGTTTCTGGGCGTACTGC CCTGAATTGGTCCCTTAATTG gaTTCTTACAGCAACAAAAAACTCTTCTGAAGCCTTTCTCCACAATCCTGAGCTGTGGATTCCATAA
- the CCNG1 gene encoding cyclin-G1 isoform X2, whose amino-acid sequence MRMEKIVLEKVCWKVKATTAFQFLQLYYSLLQENLPYERRNSLNFERLEAQLKACYCRIIFSKAKPSVLALSIIALEIQAQKCVELTEGVECLQKHSKINGRDLTFWQELVSKCLTEYSSNKCSKPNVQKLKWIVSGRTARQLKHSYYRITHLPTIPELVP is encoded by the exons ATGAGAATGGAAAAGATTGTGTTGGAGAAGGTGTGTTGGAAAGTCAAAGCTACTACTGCCTTTCAGTTTCTACAACTCTATTATTCACTCCTTCAAGAGAACTTGCCATATGAAAG gaggaATAGCCTTAATTTTGAAAGACTAGAAGCTCAACTTAAGGCATGCTACTGCAGGATCATATTTTCTAAAGCAaag CCATCTGTGTTGGCATTGTCTATCATTGCCTTGGAGATCCAGGCACAGAAGTGTGTAGAGTTAACAGAAGGAGTAGAATGTCTTCAGAAACATTCCAAG ATCAATGGCAGAGATTTGACTTTCTGGCAAGAGCTCGTATCCAAGTGTTTAACTGAATATTCATCAAACAAGTGTTCCAAACCAAATGTTCAGAAGTTGAAATGGATTGTTTCTGGGCGTACTGCACGGCAACTGAAGCATAGTTACTACAGAATAACCCACCTTCCAACGATTCCTGAATTGGTCCCTTAA